A stretch of Thermococcus bergensis DNA encodes these proteins:
- a CDS encoding IS607 family transposase, producing MKLYRTGKAAQLLGISKPTLLRKIKAGEIKAYRVGKEYRIPESEIKRLLEGKTPDKVVIYARVSSRDQKQDLERQVEYLKNYCASKGYQVAKIITDISSGLNENRKGLKQLFKLVESGEITKVVITYKDRLTRFGFKYLEQYFNSHGVEVEVIFDDEEKTPEKELVEDLLAIVTSFAGKLYGARSHKKKRLVEAVKNALRDY from the coding sequence ATGAAGCTTTATCGGACAGGGAAAGCGGCACAGCTCCTTGGCATTAGCAAGCCGACACTCCTCAGAAAAATCAAAGCCGGCGAGATTAAAGCATACAGGGTCGGAAAAGAATACAGAATTCCAGAAAGCGAGATTAAAAGACTCCTCGAAGGCAAAACCCCCGACAAGGTTGTAATTTACGCCAGAGTATCAAGCAGAGACCAAAAACAAGACCTTGAGAGACAAGTCGAATACCTCAAGAACTACTGCGCATCAAAAGGCTACCAAGTTGCAAAAATCATCACAGACATTTCTTCAGGACTAAACGAGAATAGAAAAGGACTGAAACAACTCTTCAAACTCGTTGAAAGTGGGGAAATAACAAAAGTCGTTATAACGTACAAAGACAGGCTCACCCGCTTTGGATTCAAATACCTTGAGCAATACTTTAACTCTCACGGGGTTGAGGTTGAAGTAATCTTTGATGATGAAGAGAAAACGCCAGAAAAGGAACTTGTTGAGGACTTGTTAGCAATTGTTACTTCCTTTGCTGGAAAACTCTATGGTGCCCGTTCTCACAAGAAAAAACGCCTTGTCGAGGCGGTAAAGAATGCCCTCAGAGACTATTAA
- a CDS encoding acetate--CoA ligase family protein, with protein sequence MNLDFLFYPKSVAVIGASNKEGKIGNAIMKNLINFGFKGKVYPVNARETEVMGLKAYKSVLEIPEEVDVAVIAIPGKFVPQVLEECGQKGVKGAVVISAGFKEAGNVELEEKLVEVARKWNIRVVGPNCLGITNIENGFDCTFNPPERQARPGFGGIAFMSQSGAFGAAILDWAARHEVGMSKFISLGNMADLDESDFMEYLKDDEATKVITAYLEGVKDGRKFFRVAKETTKKKPVVILKSGRTEAGAKAAASHTGSLAGSYAIYKAAFEQTGVLEARSMRQLFNYAKVLAMQKPAEGDRVAIVTNGGGAGVMMSDGILEVGLKMAELSEETKEKFARAIEEGKLPYHMSYRNPIDIIGDAPSSRYEIAMRYALEDENVDVLVVIALFQSPALDEGIVEKVGEMQKYGKPIVFIAPGGEFPERMARRIEKTGVPVFETVEDGVDAVYALVKYGRYLRETI encoded by the coding sequence ATGAATCTGGACTTCTTGTTCTATCCGAAAAGCGTTGCTGTTATTGGGGCATCAAACAAAGAGGGAAAAATTGGAAACGCTATAATGAAAAATCTCATAAACTTTGGTTTTAAGGGCAAGGTTTATCCGGTAAATGCTAGGGAAACCGAAGTCATGGGGCTTAAAGCGTATAAAAGCGTTTTAGAGATACCGGAAGAAGTTGATGTTGCAGTTATAGCGATTCCCGGGAAGTTTGTCCCTCAGGTGCTTGAGGAATGTGGTCAGAAAGGAGTAAAGGGGGCTGTTGTAATCTCTGCAGGCTTTAAAGAGGCTGGAAACGTAGAGCTTGAGGAGAAGCTCGTTGAAGTTGCGAGAAAATGGAACATAAGAGTCGTGGGACCCAACTGTTTGGGCATCACAAATATTGAAAACGGCTTCGACTGCACATTCAATCCACCGGAAAGGCAAGCAAGACCAGGATTTGGTGGAATAGCCTTTATGAGCCAGAGTGGTGCCTTTGGGGCTGCTATTCTCGACTGGGCTGCGAGGCATGAAGTCGGTATGAGCAAATTCATAAGCCTCGGAAACATGGCAGACCTTGATGAGAGCGACTTCATGGAGTATTTGAAGGACGATGAGGCCACTAAGGTTATCACGGCATACCTTGAGGGAGTTAAAGATGGACGGAAGTTCTTTAGAGTTGCTAAAGAGACTACCAAAAAGAAGCCCGTAGTAATTCTTAAGAGCGGAAGGACTGAAGCTGGGGCTAAAGCTGCCGCCTCCCATACCGGCAGCTTGGCGGGCAGCTATGCCATTTATAAAGCCGCTTTTGAGCAGACAGGGGTTTTAGAAGCGAGAAGCATGAGACAGCTCTTTAACTATGCTAAGGTGCTGGCAATGCAGAAGCCAGCAGAAGGAGACAGGGTGGCAATAGTTACCAACGGTGGCGGAGCTGGAGTAATGATGAGCGATGGAATTCTTGAGGTAGGATTAAAAATGGCCGAGCTCAGTGAGGAGACCAAAGAGAAATTCGCCAGGGCGATAGAAGAAGGAAAGCTCCCGTACCACATGAGTTACAGGAATCCCATCGACATAATTGGAGACGCTCCCTCTAGCAGATATGAGATTGCTATGCGCTATGCTTTAGAGGATGAGAACGTTGATGTTTTGGTTGTTATAGCTCTCTTCCAGAGCCCGGCTTTAGATGAAGGCATCGTGGAAAAAGTGGGCGAAATGCAGAAGTACGGAAAGCCAATAGTTTTCATAGCTCCCGGTGGTGAATTCCCGGAGAGGATGGCGAGAAGAATAGAAAAGACAGGAGTACCGGTTTTTGAAACAGTCGAGGATGGGGTTGATGCGGTTTACGCTTTGGTCAAGTACGGGCGGTATCTTAGAGAGACGATTTAG
- a CDS encoding NAD(P)H-hydrate dehydratase: MRIEDVYIWDINAKWLGISPYQLMENAGAGVAKAIEERFGKGLKIAVFSSTGNNGGDGFVAARHLSFENNVTLFLVGDEIKIRSDEARHNWEILKHLDFITIKVLKDSSQIKPLNLDEFDVIVDALLGAGSKGEPREPIRSAVEKINEYAGKAKIVSVDLPSGYPSDVRVRCDFAVTFQWDKEEYAGFERVIAKIGYPKELYHLIGPGDAKFALRKKGEHKGQNGRLLIIGGSEDYFGAPYLAAKAASYIVDLVYLAMPEYSARRINDPNIILRPFDGKNFTKEDVEDVLTIADGVDAVVLGPGIGEKVETKDFVVEFLRWCEKPVVIDADALKAVAEDLDVLKGKKFVLTPHAGEFRILFGEKPEGSLEEKAKQVMEKARAVNGTILLKGAYDIISDGKIWRYNKTGNRGMTTGGTGDVLAGIVGALLALGNTPLRAASAGAFLNGLAGDMVREEMGENFTALEVAKKVPFAIKWVLEF, encoded by the coding sequence ATGCGCATTGAAGACGTTTACATCTGGGACATAAACGCTAAGTGGCTTGGCATAAGCCCTTACCAGCTCATGGAGAACGCTGGTGCTGGAGTCGCAAAGGCTATAGAAGAGAGGTTTGGCAAGGGCCTAAAAATAGCAGTCTTTTCTAGTACGGGTAACAATGGTGGCGATGGTTTTGTTGCTGCTAGACATTTGAGCTTTGAGAACAATGTTACTCTCTTCTTGGTAGGAGATGAAATAAAGATAAGGAGTGATGAAGCGAGACACAACTGGGAAATCCTCAAACATCTTGATTTCATAACAATTAAAGTTCTCAAGGACTCAAGTCAGATAAAACCCCTAAATCTCGATGAGTTCGATGTTATAGTCGATGCTCTGTTGGGAGCAGGGAGCAAAGGAGAACCTCGCGAGCCCATACGTTCTGCTGTGGAGAAAATAAACGAATACGCTGGAAAAGCCAAGATAGTGAGCGTTGACCTTCCGAGCGGTTATCCGAGTGATGTCCGCGTTAGGTGCGACTTTGCAGTAACTTTCCAGTGGGATAAAGAAGAGTATGCTGGCTTTGAAAGAGTTATAGCGAAGATTGGGTATCCAAAAGAGCTATATCACCTCATAGGGCCAGGAGATGCAAAGTTTGCTTTAAGAAAGAAAGGCGAGCACAAGGGGCAGAACGGGAGGCTTTTAATAATCGGCGGGAGCGAGGACTACTTTGGGGCTCCGTACTTGGCAGCGAAAGCGGCGAGCTACATAGTGGATTTGGTGTACCTAGCGATGCCCGAATACTCTGCTAGAAGAATAAATGATCCCAACATAATTTTGCGCCCCTTTGATGGCAAAAACTTCACAAAGGAAGACGTTGAGGACGTTCTGACAATTGCTGATGGTGTTGATGCAGTTGTCTTAGGCCCAGGAATTGGGGAAAAAGTAGAGACTAAGGACTTTGTAGTCGAGTTCCTCCGCTGGTGTGAGAAACCAGTAGTTATAGATGCCGACGCCCTAAAGGCTGTCGCCGAGGATTTGGACGTTCTTAAGGGTAAGAAATTCGTCTTGACGCCTCACGCTGGTGAATTCAGGATACTGTTTGGGGAAAAGCCCGAAGGAAGCCTTGAAGAGAAGGCGAAGCAGGTAATGGAGAAAGCCAGGGCAGTGAATGGCACTATCCTGCTCAAGGGAGCTTACGATATAATAAGTGACGGCAAAATCTGGAGGTACAACAAAACCGGAAACCGGGGTATGACGACAGGAGGAACTGGAGACGTGCTGGCTGGAATAGTTGGGGCATTGCTCGCATTGGGCAACACGCCGTTGAGAGCCGCAAGCGCTGGTGCTTTCTTGAACGGCCTAGCAGGGGATATGGTAAGAGAGGAGATGGGAGAAAACTTCACCGCTTTGGAGGTTGCTAAAAAAGTCCCATTCGCTATCAAGTGGGTTCTTGAATTTTAA
- a CDS encoding winged helix-turn-helix domain-containing protein encodes MKKKVKLVTDPEVIKLMLEDTRRQILKLLRNREMTISQLSEILGKTPQTIYHHIEKLKEAGLVEVKRTEMKGNLVEKYYGRTADAFYINLYLGDDELRYLARSRLKTKLDIFKALGYKFDEEELLNIMDRLLEKEHSYTAKISAEMEEKEDALKEFSDEDIIHAIDWLTMAELGRDEEAIALLRKLGETLKKE; translated from the coding sequence ATGAAAAAGAAGGTTAAACTAGTCACAGACCCAGAAGTGATAAAGCTAATGCTTGAGGATACAAGAAGACAGATATTGAAGTTGCTTAGAAATAGGGAGATGACCATTTCACAGCTCAGCGAAATCCTCGGGAAAACTCCGCAGACAATCTACCACCACATCGAGAAGCTAAAGGAAGCCGGCCTTGTGGAGGTAAAAAGAACAGAAATGAAAGGGAACTTGGTGGAAAAATACTACGGAAGGACTGCAGACGCGTTCTACATAAATCTATACCTCGGAGATGACGAGCTCAGATACCTAGCCAGGTCAAGGTTGAAGACAAAGCTCGATATCTTCAAAGCCCTTGGCTATAAATTCGATGAGGAAGAGCTTTTGAACATAATGGACAGACTCCTAGAGAAAGAACATTCCTATACAGCAAAAATCTCTGCAGAGATGGAGGAAAAAGAGGACGCCCTTAAGGAATTCTCGGATGAGGACATAATCCACGCCATTGACTGGCTCACCATGGCAGAGCTTGGAAGGGACGAAGAGGCAATAGCTCTCCTGAGAAAGCTCGGAGAAACACTTAAAAAGGAATAA
- a CDS encoding fumarylacetoacetate hydrolase family protein → MIRLPFRDTFYEVKPSKIICLGRNYAEHARELGHEIPEEPVIFLKPPSALIGPGQTIILPRRSNRVDHEVELAVIIGKRGKNIPREKAMDYILGYTILMDITARDLQWEAKKKGLPWTVAKGFDTFAPIGPRVVDKREINVDDLEIGLKVNGEVRQLSRTSKMIFKIDEIIEYVSGIMTLEPGDIIATGTPEGVGPLRHGDVVEAWIEGIGVLKEEVLAERSILC, encoded by the coding sequence ATGATTCGCCTGCCATTTAGAGACACGTTTTATGAAGTTAAGCCAAGCAAGATAATATGCCTTGGAAGGAACTACGCCGAGCACGCAAGAGAACTTGGGCATGAAATTCCCGAAGAACCGGTAATCTTCTTAAAACCTCCTTCCGCACTTATAGGGCCCGGTCAAACGATAATCCTGCCGAGAAGGAGCAACCGGGTTGACCATGAGGTTGAGCTTGCCGTAATTATAGGAAAGAGGGGCAAGAACATCCCACGGGAGAAGGCCATGGACTACATTCTTGGCTATACCATCTTAATGGATATAACCGCCCGAGACCTCCAGTGGGAAGCAAAGAAAAAAGGTCTTCCATGGACTGTGGCAAAGGGATTTGACACCTTTGCACCCATAGGGCCGAGAGTTGTTGATAAGAGGGAAATAAACGTTGACGACCTTGAAATCGGTCTCAAGGTTAACGGTGAAGTAAGGCAGCTCTCAAGGACGAGCAAGATGATATTCAAGATAGACGAGATAATAGAGTACGTTTCAGGCATAATGACCCTTGAGCCCGGAGACATTATAGCCACTGGAACTCCCGAAGGCGTTGGCCCTCTAAGGCACGGCGATGTTGTGGAGGCGTGGATAGAGGGGATCGGCGTTTTAAAGGAAGAAGTCCTTGCTGAGCGCTCGATTCTCTGCTGA
- a CDS encoding DUF211 domain-containing protein, protein MARGIRLLVLDVLKPHQPMVTELALGLSELKGVDGVNITLVEIDKETENVKITIVGDNLDYEEIVRTIEEFGGVVHSIDMVAAGKKIIEESETPQDKLEEF, encoded by the coding sequence ATGGCAAGAGGAATTAGACTTCTCGTGCTGGATGTGCTTAAACCCCACCAGCCTATGGTTACTGAGCTAGCTTTGGGATTAAGTGAGCTGAAAGGTGTTGATGGAGTTAATATTACCCTCGTGGAGATAGACAAAGAAACGGAAAACGTAAAGATAACCATCGTTGGGGACAATCTGGACTATGAAGAGATTGTAAGGACAATAGAAGAGTTTGGTGGAGTTGTGCACAGCATTGATATGGTTGCCGCAGGAAAGAAGATTATTGAGGAGAGCGAAACCCCCCAAGACAAGCTAGAAGAGTTTTGA
- a CDS encoding YlqF/YawG family GTPase, translating into MKQKKAWRIVKEAIKEGDIIVEVVDARDPIGTRNLKVEHLVQEEGKKLLIVMNKADLVPKEWAEEYKRKHRDIPIVFISARERAGTGILRKEIKKLAKELLEEGKEKVKVVLVGYPNVGKSTIINVLKGKHAVGTAPIPGYTKGKQLIRLSKKIWLVDSPGVVPIDDFDELVIRGGFPADKIEDPVKPALKLIKRVLETRKEAITEKYGIDEFENEEQILEAIGRKKGLLEKGGKVNLEETARYLLREWQTGRFTLFGKEEEKKESFIRDFEEILDEIEKEHLLDPRRILWRYGEKLTPDNKKRVGFKEIEGLTVGIATGFKKCDSAIKFLEEITKKKVIASECFGGKWKGVVAILE; encoded by the coding sequence ATGAAGCAGAAAAAGGCGTGGAGAATTGTGAAAGAAGCGATTAAAGAGGGAGATATTATAGTAGAGGTAGTTGATGCGAGAGACCCTATTGGAACGAGAAACCTAAAAGTAGAACACCTCGTCCAAGAGGAAGGGAAGAAGCTTCTCATAGTGATGAACAAAGCCGATTTAGTCCCCAAAGAGTGGGCCGAAGAGTACAAAAGAAAACACAGGGACATTCCAATAGTGTTCATCAGCGCAAGGGAGAGAGCTGGGACAGGAATTCTAAGGAAGGAGATAAAGAAGCTTGCAAAAGAACTCCTCGAAGAAGGCAAAGAAAAAGTGAAAGTTGTCCTAGTAGGCTATCCCAACGTTGGGAAGAGCACAATAATAAACGTTCTAAAAGGTAAGCACGCTGTGGGGACAGCACCGATACCGGGGTATACAAAAGGAAAGCAGCTTATTAGACTTTCAAAGAAGATATGGTTAGTTGATTCTCCGGGGGTCGTCCCAATTGATGACTTTGACGAACTCGTTATTAGGGGCGGCTTTCCGGCAGACAAGATTGAAGATCCTGTCAAACCAGCACTAAAGCTTATAAAAAGGGTTTTGGAGACCAGAAAAGAAGCAATTACCGAAAAATACGGCATAGACGAGTTTGAGAATGAGGAGCAGATTCTTGAAGCCATTGGCAGGAAGAAAGGGCTCCTGGAGAAAGGGGGCAAAGTTAATCTGGAAGAGACTGCCCGCTATTTGCTGAGAGAATGGCAGACTGGAAGGTTTACCCTCTTTGGAAAAGAAGAAGAGAAAAAAGAGTCTTTCATCCGGGATTTTGAAGAAATTCTCGACGAAATCGAGAAGGAGCACCTACTAGACCCAAGAAGAATACTCTGGAGGTATGGAGAGAAGTTAACCCCCGATAACAAGAAGCGGGTTGGATTTAAGGAGATTGAAGGGCTCACAGTGGGGATAGCAACAGGGTTTAAAAAGTGCGACTCTGCAATAAAATTCCTCGAGGAAATAACAAAGAAAAAGGTCATCGCAAGCGAGTGCTTTGGGGGGAAGTGGAAGGGCGTAGTAGCAATTCTGGAGTGA
- the trm14 gene encoding tRNA (guanine(6)-N2)-methyltransferase, with amino-acid sequence MKFILTTSQGIEDLAKREVEALTEKAGLNGKVEEMPFGVEGRIAAEIEEAYYFDEKRKKREFEIASFLNENSKLLHRVILHISSTRLNSSEKEKALQEIYDFVLNTPIENYVKVSESFAVRSFRKGEHEFTSVDIAKTVGSAIYEKLSKIGTPKVNLDHPSVIFRAEVINDVFFLGIDTTGDSSLHKRPWRVYDHPAHLKASIANAMIELAELDGGSVLDPMCGSGTILIELALRDYEGRIIGIEKYKKHLTGAKMNALAAGVLERIEFIHGDATKLSQYVESVDFAISNLPYGLKIGKKSLIPELYMKFFAELSKVLEKRGVFLTTEKGAIERAFEENGFTVIHHRLVGHGGLMVHLYVVK; translated from the coding sequence ATGAAGTTCATATTAACAACCTCGCAGGGGATTGAAGACCTAGCGAAGAGAGAAGTTGAAGCCCTTACTGAAAAAGCCGGCTTAAATGGGAAAGTGGAAGAGATGCCCTTTGGAGTTGAAGGGAGAATAGCAGCGGAGATTGAAGAGGCATATTATTTTGATGAAAAGAGGAAAAAGAGAGAGTTTGAGATAGCCTCATTTTTGAACGAAAATTCCAAGCTTTTGCACAGGGTTATCCTCCATATTTCCTCAACGAGGCTTAACAGCTCGGAAAAAGAAAAAGCCCTTCAGGAGATTTACGATTTTGTACTCAACACCCCTATCGAAAATTACGTGAAGGTAAGTGAGAGCTTCGCAGTCAGGAGCTTCAGAAAGGGAGAGCACGAGTTTACAAGTGTAGATATTGCGAAAACCGTGGGGAGCGCTATATACGAGAAGCTTTCAAAGATCGGGACACCAAAAGTAAACCTAGACCACCCCTCAGTAATTTTCAGAGCAGAGGTCATTAATGATGTCTTCTTCCTAGGGATAGACACAACCGGCGACAGCTCGCTCCACAAGAGGCCTTGGCGCGTTTACGACCACCCAGCCCATTTAAAGGCAAGTATAGCCAACGCAATGATAGAACTCGCAGAGCTGGACGGTGGGAGTGTTTTAGACCCAATGTGCGGGAGCGGGACAATCTTAATTGAGCTTGCCCTGCGGGACTACGAGGGAAGGATTATCGGCATTGAAAAATACAAAAAACACTTAACCGGTGCAAAAATGAACGCTCTAGCGGCTGGAGTGCTGGAGAGGATTGAATTCATTCACGGAGATGCCACAAAGCTCTCTCAATACGTTGAGAGCGTCGATTTTGCCATAAGCAACCTTCCCTATGGGCTGAAAATAGGAAAGAAAAGCCTAATTCCAGAGCTCTACATGAAGTTCTTTGCTGAGCTTTCAAAAGTTTTGGAGAAAAGAGGGGTCTTTCTGACCACAGAGAAAGGGGCCATAGAGAGGGCCTTTGAAGAAAATGGATTTACAGTCATCCACCACCGCCTAGTGGGTCACGGTGGGTTGATGGTTCACCTTTATGTTGTCAAATAA
- a CDS encoding ArsR/SmtB family transcription factor: MKEVLIVTDPEKIKLLGDRTRLEIVNLLRERPMSVPELSAMLKKSPSTIYRHINLLEKAGFVEEVGKDGNETLYRRTARIFLIAPYQDGDVTTPTMKAIHRQEAETLYNIFTNAGFEIDDKNAFIELVERSISAVETLSRDLIKRLEGFDLNPLEFIHIMNLLVLLTSPKLQGEAKELRKLLKLED; this comes from the coding sequence ATGAAAGAGGTACTGATTGTTACCGATCCTGAGAAAATTAAGCTGCTCGGGGATAGAACAAGGCTTGAGATAGTTAACCTTCTTAGAGAACGCCCCATGTCTGTTCCTGAACTTAGTGCTATGCTAAAAAAGAGCCCTTCAACAATATATCGGCACATAAACCTTCTTGAAAAAGCAGGATTTGTTGAAGAAGTTGGGAAAGATGGAAACGAAACACTCTACCGAAGAACTGCAAGGATATTTTTGATTGCACCATATCAAGATGGGGACGTAACAACACCAACAATGAAGGCTATTCATCGTCAGGAGGCGGAAACACTCTATAATATATTCACGAATGCAGGATTTGAAATTGACGATAAAAATGCTTTCATAGAACTGGTTGAAAGATCCATAAGCGCTGTAGAGACGCTTTCAAGAGATTTAATTAAGCGACTGGAGGGTTTTGATTTAAACCCCTTAGAGTTCATTCACATAATGAATCTTTTAGTATTGCTCACTTCTCCCAAGTTACAAGGGGAGGCAAAAGAATTAAGGAAACTCCTAAAATTGGAGGATTAA
- a CDS encoding tryptophan--tRNA ligase, which translates to MEFEVTPWEVKGVVDYDRLITEFGTTPLTEELLEKTKELTKSELPIYFRRRFFFSHRDYDLVLKDYEEGRGFFLYTGRGPSGPMHIGHIIPFFATKWLQENFGVNLYIQITDDEKFLFKPNLTFEETKKWAYENILDIIAVGFDPDRTFIFQDSEFTKIYEMAIPIAKKVTYSMARAVFGFNDQSKIGMIFYPAIQAAPTFFEKRRSLIPAAIDQDPYWRIQRDFAESLGYYKAAALHSKFVPGLMDLGGKMSASKPETAIYLTDDPEEAGKKIWKYALTGGRATAKEQRELGGEPDKCVVFKWLEIFFEPDDKALLERYHACKNGEVLCGECKRYLIEKIQNFLREHQKKREEAKKLVEKFKYTGELAREQWEKAIPEPLRK; encoded by the coding sequence ATGGAATTTGAGGTAACTCCATGGGAAGTGAAGGGTGTAGTAGATTACGACAGGCTCATTACGGAGTTTGGAACGACGCCGCTCACCGAAGAGCTGCTTGAGAAGACCAAAGAGCTTACCAAAAGTGAGCTTCCGATATACTTTAGGAGGAGGTTTTTCTTCTCCCATAGAGACTATGACTTGGTTCTTAAAGACTACGAAGAGGGTAGAGGCTTTTTCCTCTACACGGGGAGAGGCCCAAGTGGGCCGATGCACATCGGACACATAATCCCCTTCTTTGCAACAAAATGGCTTCAGGAGAATTTCGGAGTTAACCTGTACATTCAAATAACAGACGATGAGAAGTTCCTCTTCAAGCCCAATCTAACCTTTGAGGAGACTAAGAAGTGGGCGTATGAAAACATTCTCGACATCATTGCTGTAGGCTTTGACCCGGACAGAACCTTCATTTTCCAGGACAGCGAGTTTACAAAAATCTACGAGATGGCAATTCCGATAGCAAAAAAAGTTACCTACTCAATGGCAAGGGCAGTTTTTGGGTTTAACGACCAGAGCAAAATCGGAATGATATTCTATCCAGCAATTCAAGCTGCGCCTACTTTCTTTGAGAAAAGGCGCTCCCTTATTCCGGCAGCCATTGACCAAGACCCATATTGGAGAATACAGAGAGACTTTGCCGAAAGCCTGGGATATTACAAAGCAGCCGCTCTGCACTCAAAGTTCGTCCCCGGTTTGATGGATTTGGGAGGCAAAATGAGTGCCTCAAAGCCAGAAACTGCCATTTACCTCACAGACGACCCGGAGGAAGCAGGGAAGAAAATATGGAAGTATGCCCTAACCGGAGGAAGGGCTACGGCAAAAGAGCAGAGAGAACTTGGAGGAGAGCCAGATAAGTGCGTTGTGTTCAAATGGCTTGAGATATTCTTTGAGCCCGATGACAAGGCCTTACTTGAGAGGTATCATGCATGCAAGAATGGAGAAGTACTGTGCGGTGAGTGCAAGAGGTATCTGATAGAGAAGATCCAGAACTTTTTAAGAGAGCACCAGAAGAAGAGGGAAGAAGCCAAAAAGCTTGTTGAGAAGTTTAAGTACACCGGAGAGCTGGCTAGGGAGCAGTGGGAGAAGGCTATCCCTGAGCCTCTAAGAAAATAG